In Silurus meridionalis isolate SWU-2019-XX chromosome 7, ASM1480568v1, whole genome shotgun sequence, the genomic stretch ccaaatcaaacgtgcggaggatccgctgtggcgacccctaacgggagaagccgaaagaaagttttcatttaaaaatggaaagGTGATTGGTGAAAGGTGATTGGTTACTGAgtggaaggtcgggggttcaagccgtGGTAAcgacaagctgccactgccaCAGCAcggcctttaaccctctgtgctccaggggcgctgtatcatggctgaccctgccctctgaccccaacttccgAGCAAACTGGGATAAgcgaaaaaaataatttctccttgctgtaatgtgtatgtgacaaataaaagctaatCTATTCTATTGTACATGTTAAGTTAAAATGAAGATCTGTGTCAGTGTGAGCCAAATCAAAAGTCACCTTGAACCAACTTTGGTCATATTTGCTTTAGCGTACAtatggtcttttaaacatttttataggtTTCACGTGACTGTGTGCACTTGTCCATTTAACATGCATCAAAACCAAACACTCAAAAGTCAAGCCCCGAGTCAGCTGAACTGTTTGTATGGTTACTGCTATGATTTGTAATTAACATGCTCATAATGATCTTTTCTCTTCAACCAGTGCCAGATGACCTGACTCCAGAGGAGAAGCAAGAGCTGGAGAATATACGGCGCCGAAAGCAGGAGCTGCTTGAGGACATCCAGGTGATGATTTTCTTAACTTGTTTTAAAATATCCTTTGCAGCAGGAATCATTATGTAAACTAAGAGAAGCTTTATGCTGTTATGATTTTATGTGCACTGTAGATCTTTTTGATATTGATCTTATTGATATTGTTTTGCAGcttgtgttttgtgtacatttttgtgtacattttttcttatttatattgCATGTAAAGAGAATGAAGTTGAAACTAAAACTTGTCACCTGTTCCTGTTAGAAATCATTTTGTTAATGGTGTGTTGcatttacagtatctcacaaaaatgagtacaaaaaatgatcttctcaagggacaatactatagaaacgaaacgtggatatattttagattattcaatgtgcagcttttttagcagtacagatttactgtcctctaaaaataccTCAAcgtacagccattattgtcaaaatagctggcaacaaatagtgagtacactctaagttcatggttttgtctgcttgacaggaccatacaaatttgtgtatctcgTATTAAAGCAGTTgtaatttggtgctttgagtgcaattctcttatactgaccactggatgttcaacatggcacctcatggcaaaaaaACCCTCTAAATTCTAAGAGTTAGAATTGTTGATCACCACAAATATGGCCTGGGATTGGTAATGCCCTGAAACTGCATTATCAGTgatccaacataataatgacccaaaacacactaAGAATGTCTCCAAACCTGAACCctgttgagcacctgtgggTCATCCTCAATGGGAAGGTAGGGAAGTGCCATGTGTCATCCAGCAGCTTCGTGATGTCATTAtcgaggagtggaagaggattccagcaacaacctggtgaattccatgtccaggaggattaaggcagtgctagaatGGTGCACACACAGAATATTGACACtttagacacagttttgacgtgttcacttagggtgtattcacttttgttgcgAGCTATTTTGTtaatattacaattaaaatatctATTATTACAAATCCAATGCAGCAAGTGTGTCCTATATTTGTTGAATTCTTTTGTTTATCCTTAAATGAATCTTGTATATGGGTATCCTGAATATTATTTGCAGTAATTTAACATTTGTTTGGCTGCTCCTTTGTGTTGAATATAATTTTGTCATATACAGGCTGAATAGAAAAGTGACATCCCTGCACATAAATGTTGTTGAACCTGCTTTCTTGAGCAGTTTTAGAACAAATATGAACTTTCACAATGCAGTCATtaaaggagaaaaaacattttcagacagatttttgttgttgttggttttatcattttttatggACACTTGACTGTTTTACTCAATTTATTTTCTTGAATTTACCTCGATTTAAGCATTGTCCTCATATCACTACTTACATTTTCCATGTTCCTGGCACaactgagatatatatatatatatatatatatatatatatatatatatatatatatatatgttatagtaTATGAAGGTGATGCCAGATCTTTAGGCTGAGCCCTTCCAGACTACTGCTAGAACTTTACAAGgcttatcaagtcaagtcaagtcaagaggcttttattgtcatttctactatacacagtggtacacagtacacagtaaaaatgagacaacgttcctccagaaccctggtgctacaccaaacaacatagagctacaacacaacacaaagctacataaagtgcttATATACTGATAAGCCTTGTGATCATGGGAACATCAGCTCTGCATGAGGTACATCACATTTACTATAAcagagacataaataaaaattagcgtgaaaaaaaagagtgtatCATGATGATTCTGCTCATAACATAACCTGAAGTCCTAAATAATGGACAATGCTAGTCATGCACTTTTTGTCCTTACGATTATATAGTAgttacaacattttttattctttttttaatactctttaatatataaaaaaatatggatATGTTCATAATTCGATTGGACATAATTGTGTTCCTTCTAGTGAACGTAAAAACTAAGATCAGAGGATGAGCTTCTCGGTCATCTCTATACACTCAGCACTACTTTTCACAGTGTTCTCACACTGAACATCTTTTCAACACACTCAGGTCTTTTGACTTTTACAACTGCACACCGTAATGACTTATTATTCCACAATTCAGTGTGAACAAGAAGAGGAaccattatctttttttttcttttgggtttCTTCATGTCCTTTCAAggagtttttcattgccacagTCTCTTCTGACTTGCTCACCAGGGATCCCAATGCACAATAACATTTCTGTTTTGAGAAAACCTATTTACATATGTggtatgcaaataaaataaaatttgtctATTACACCATTAATTTGTTAGAAAGACAGAGTGACAGAAGTGCAGTTTACCCAGTTTGTCTCCGTTTTCATCATTTCTCTGGGGTGGTGGGACAATCTGAATGGtgatacagaagaaaaaaaatgataaaagagtAAATGGTTGAAACCAGATGGAGAAATGCAAATGGGCAGCTCACTGTTGCCATTCTGATTCTCTCATTGCTTAGCAACTCTGACATAGAACATTGTTAACCTACTCATTTTTGTTCGGTTTCAGCAACACTGGTTTTAATCCTTTAGCAATTACGCCTACTTCTCCCTCCAGAGCAAAATCGGCTCTGGCAGAATTGTTCAGCTCAGTCAGCTGTCCCAGTCAAATTGATCACTGATTCTACTCATAAGAGGCCATGGGGATGATAGGAgaccttgattttttttttaaatcttgttaAAGCTTCTTATGTCGTTATTTTGATGGTTGGTTTATAAATAtggtttgtaatatttttaataatttaagttACTTTTTTCCCATTGCACTTCCTCCAGAATATCATGTATGTTTTTGTCCTTTCAAACTGGTAGCATTTATAATTcagatgtattatttattttatgctaCATAATGGCTGCAATGACCTCCTGCATATGGCCCTGAAGTAAGGCCTTCTAGACACAAACCAAGAAGAAGGGGAAAGTAAAAGGGCaagtgtttgcgtgtgtgtgtgtgtgtgtgtgtgtgtgtgtgtgtgtgtgtgtgtgtgtgtgtgtgtgtgtgtgtgttctgaataACTGTGTTGCACGAGTAGTATTGATCTATGTCTGAGCTGCTGCAAGATGAATTACTAATGCAGTCCGCTTACAGCGGACACAGGATTACGCTTACATTCTCCCACAAATACAAGctatacacaagcacacattcaGGAAATATTTCACTGCGTTTATATCTGTGGGTTTCCTGAATCCCTGGAATGTATGGATGAGTTGCATATGGAGGGGCGGCAGCATGATTCTGAGCCCTTCTGTATCACCAGTTACTAATTACAGTTGAAAGCATTGCTCAGGATTGTATTTctcattttaacaattttttacaTGCACctcattttttcctttacaaTCTTTTTTTGGCTTCCTTTGCCTACTTGTTCATACCATTCCTAATCCTTGCTTGGGCCAGACTTTGGCCCATAttgtgaaatgaataaatattaaaatgacaatTTGTACACTGTAGAGAAACCTTCTGAGTGTTCTTGGTCAAACTAAACATATGAGGGTTTTTTGAAAGATCCATGTTTAGCTTTGCTCATTAAtcactttcttctttctctccctctttcccctATAGCGGCTCAAGGATGAGATAGCAGAGGTGACAAATGAGATTGAGAACTTGGGTTCCACTGAAGAaaggtttgtatttgtgttttttctgaaaACTGTTATTTTGATGGACTTTAATTAACAGGCCAAAGAGCAGTAGAGAGCTAGaacacaaacacctgcaaacacattttaacattaaattctATTGAGCTCAATAAACATCCTGTTAGTTACAGAGGAGCAGATAAGCAGCAAAGATGAATGGTAACCTTTCAATGTGTGAACAGTAATTATTAGtcttactgtatttaaaaaccTCCTGCAGTATATATTTTCTCACACAAATGTCACCAGTTGCTgttaatctccactcttctgggaagatgtttcactagattttgtagtctGGTtgggatatttgtgttcattcaccCACATGGACAttagtcaagtcaggtactgatgggcTGCTCCCagagtgtttaatagggttgagatcagagatcTCAGAGATCCTGGAACAGATTTAGGTCTCTAAGTTTAAGTCTAAGAACAGAAAATATAGTGCaacattcagaaaataaaatcgAAAAACATCCCATCCTATACATTCTTTATCCAGACAAAGACTGGCTTATGTGAACGGTGGATAAAAAAGGTATTTTAGGAAATGTGactttcagttatttttttctgaatctcTATTATTGTTCAGGCTTCTATTCAAATGTTTATCCCTTTCTTATTTATGtattgaatatttaattatactAATAAAGCAGCTAATCCATTAATTAAGAAAACCTctattaatgtataatgtattacCCAGTGCTCAGTGGGAATACTTCTAATCTGCTAATGCACTGAGATCTTGTGGTTATTAATGATGTCATTAGGATGCTGTGACATGCAAAGTGTGTTAGGAGAAATCATTGTTTAACTGGTTCATGCAGCCATGCCTCTGCACTCTTTTACTGACTTTTATTTGCTGATTTTGTCAATACCTAATGGGTTTTAGGAATGTACAACTTATATTGCTTCCATACTTTTCACAGaaaaaatatgcaaagaaataaacaggtGGCAATTGGCCGAAAGAAATTCAACATGGATCCCAAAAAGGTATAAAACATGTCTGTGTTCTCATGTAATTATATCTATTATTTGCCTTGGACCCTGTaatggtcattttgaatttaagGCCTATAATAACTGcgtttccatatatatatatatatatatatatatatatatatatatatatatatatatatatctcataaaaatactattttctcattgccattttttttcatgcataaAAACGCAAATCTTGTATGGAATAGTAGATAGGGGGAAAGTAGATAAACCAAAGTTTTTTGGGAATATTATATCCTGAAATAAGTTTTGCAGTTGGAACTGTGGTAGTGCCCATCTGTAGATTTGTGTGCCTTAAAACAGTGCTGCCTTTTCACAGGGGATACTGTTCCTCATAGAGAATGACCTGCTCAAGAACACCTGTGAGGATATCGCTCAGTTTCTCTATAAGGGTGAGGGCCTCAACAAGACAGCCATTGGAGATTATCTAGGTGAAAGGTGAGAATGACATAATTCCTTAGCTAAATTGATGACAGCAGTGCAGTCCATGTTTTCCAAGTGTTATTTATGAATGCAGCCATAAATGCAGTCAGCATATCACAGTGCATTATTTATGTTCTTTATTCCTTAAGTTATATGCTCCTTTATTACACAGCATCAAAATTAATCATATTACCCTTTCATTCTGGAGTTAACATGCTTATCTTTACAAACATGACATGCAAAAAAACTCAAAAGAGCTACGTTATCATCTGCTCTGTAATCCACAAACTTTATCATTTGGTTTTCATTTAATTGGAAAATTTAATTTCTCTACTCATATTTAGTTACTggtagtaaaatataaaaacaatatgtaGTGGGTGCAGACTGAGAGCAAATACGTTTTCCACTGATTCATGATGATATCACTTGTATTATTCCTGGACTCTGTGCTTAAGGCAGTATTACATCATCCTGTCATGTGTACATCCTCATTAAACGCCCTGTAGCCTTACTATCCTCTGTTGGTCTGAGATGGTGAAGGTCCCAAACCATGCAATGAtacagctgctcaggatgctcttgaCGGTCCCTATGTAGAACATaatcagccttctcaggaagtagagacgctgctgtgctttcttggtgatggtgATTTCCACGGAGGATTCATCGATGTTCAGTGGAGAATCTCCGCTCTGTGCTCTCCCAAAGTCAACAActatctctttggttttgtcaaccaAACTGTGGGCAGCACTGAGATAATtacatgaaaaacaaatgatgcTAGTTTATTGCTGATCATTCTTGTTGTATAGAGTAAAATTATTTGAGGGCACACTTTGAAATTacctaaaacatattttaaaagttatttCACAGGCTTCTGGTGAATAGTATTAAAGGTTATCTTTTAGTTAGTAAGCATCTAATATTAGAATAATTCTTGAAATAATATACTTCATCCTCTTGCTTCCCTAGGGATGATTTCAATATTGAGGTACTTCATTCCTTTGTGGAGCTTCATGAATTCACAGATCTCAACCTGGTCCAGGCACTGAGGTAaaatatatcataataataatcattaacatcataatcattatgatgattattatatgTTAAAGCTTAAAATATGAGACTGAATTGGGTTGTTAAATGGTTAACTCATGTTAAAAATATGCAGTTATGCAAATGCTATTTTTGTTGATTTAATACCGTAATTAACTTAAGTGCATTTTCCTTCATTGTACCATAAAGACAATTCTTGTGGAGTTTCCGGTTACCTGGTGAAGCCCAGAAAATTGACCGCATGATGGAGGCTTTTGCACAGCGTTACTGTCAGTGCAATCCTGGTGTCTTTCAGTCCACAGGCAAGTCAATGCTTGTTTTATGGcaattgtaatatttaattctgCAAAAGCTAATTTAACCTTTTCCTGCATAAGTAGAACACTCAACCCATCCCTCTGCACTCTTTTCCCACCTACACACAGTTACTCATACATGAGCCTTTTGCCTACCGTCTATAAGCACCATGCTCTTATTGAGACTAAAGTGCTTCTGTATCTGAAAGTGGCACCGGTTTTGGCCTATTCTGATCCATTACTGTCATTCTGCTGTTAATATATGCATAGTCACCTCCATTAAAAAGGATAGAATGCCACAAGCTTAAAGTTTGCCTTCACTTTTTCTGCAGATACCTGCTATGTTCTTTCATTTGCCATCATCATGTTAAATACAAGCCTGCACAACCCTAACGTAAAGGACAAGCCTTCGGCTGAGCGCTTCATAGCAATGAATAGAGGCATTAATGATGGTGGAGACCTACCAGAGGACTTGCTCAGGGTCAGATTTTATGGTTTATCTGCCTTACATATTCAAACAATGATTAGTTGGATCTCTGTAATAGTcaccaaataaaataatgtgtcAGAATTCTTTGCTGGTTGGTGTGTATGCTTTCTCTTTATAGTTTGTTAATTGTCTCTTTAATGCGTGTCAATATCTACAGAACCTGTATGAAAGTATCAAGAATGAGCCCTTTAAGATACCAGAAGACGACGGCAATGATctcacacatacattttttaatccaGACCGCGAAGGCTGGTTATTAAAATTAGGTGAGTGCTAAatgttagtctttttttttttttttttttttttcggataagatctatagaaaatataataaaactgtgGCTTATGCTTATTTTATTGCAGACTAAATAATGTACAAGAACTACTGTTAATgcttttaatttatacttttttctttttttttatatttctgttatttcaaataaaaaatgttattcactACATTTGCTACCAATTTGCATGTTAGTGTCAGATTAGCCTGTGTCAAACCTAGCCCACCTGACATTGATACCATGTAATATGATTAGAGTATGAAGTATGAAATAAGGAATATGAACATACACGACCTTGAGCTCGActagttttttcttcttcttttggttgCCATCTGGTGGCATATAGAAGTGTAATATTAATGACAGTGATTTAGTCAAATTCTTGATGCTATCGAATGCTTCATCACCCAAATATAAcgtttgatttattataattttcatatttattattatttattcttttttccattttcttttgttctcctGTTCTCTTTCTCCAGGAGGTATGTACACTGTTTTTCCCATCAGCCAATATGCTGTGCTTCTTGGTGCTTTATGTGGTGTGCTTTGCTCTCATTATCTACTTCCATTTGgcccaatacttttatttaaaaaaaaatcaatgttttaTGTTTCTTAATAGTTCTATAACACTATGTTTCTGCTGGAATGTGGCATTTGTTGCACATTGCTGAATTACTCACAATGTGTGAAACCCCACAATAATGCTACCGCTGTGATCTTGTCTAGACATTAGCGCTTATCTCTGGATACTGCAGGTTCTTTATCCTCTTTGCTTATTAGCACAATTTCTGCAACATCTTAAAAGCTGAAACATCAGAGGTTTTAACAAACACACAGGTCTGTCTTTTATTCTTCCAAACTAATGGCTCTGCTGAGTCCAGAAATACttgttatacttttttttttcctccctcgtAAAGTATGTGCTCTTTATGATTGACATTGGGATGTATGACCTTTAGGGCCATCGTGTAACAGGAAAACTCAATGCTTGCATTTTCCTCGTTTTACTACTTTGCCATAAATCCTTAATTCTAAATTCAAATTTTAAGCATGCCTTTCAAAGTAAGTACAAAATGAATGCCTCATTATTATTGTAAGATGCAAGACTAGGTTTTACCTCGTGTTGTGGACCACATGCTAATGAAAGCTTgtgttgtttattataattaaagtgAGTCATCCCTCCATATCTCTTTGGTCATTTACTTTTGATTCTATAGTGTGTTGTTCTTTTGACTGATAATGAGTAAACCAATTATAAGCCCATTAACTAATGTACAATAACCATGCACATATCTGTCCGCTGCAGTGCTCCAAACCTCATCCTGCTTCATTTCTCTGTTGCCGTCATCTCGTCCGCTCTCTTAAACGTTAACTCAGATCTCACTATCAGCAGTGGGCCGTAtcattcttattcttttttctttcataggGGGACGAGTAAAAACATGGAAACGAAGATGGTTTATCTTGACAGATAACTGCCTTTACTACTTTGAATACACTACTGTAAGCACCATAATTTggattgttatttttatttcaaattttaattCAACTTTTTTAGTGATAATTAAACCAATTACATGTCAATGCACTAATGTAATAGTTTTATTAAGGATTTATTGTTAACCTTTACTTTAGGATAAAGAGCCAAGAGGGATTATTCCACTGGAGAATTTAAGCATTCGAGATGTGGAGGATTCAAAGAAACCAGTATGTGCTCTTGTATGCATTAAACTTGTTTAGAACTTTGAACATGTTTTACCGTTTCCTTAATGGTTTGAATAACTGTCTCACAGAACTGCTTTGAGCTCTTCATCCCAGACAATAAGGATCAAGTGATCAAAGCCTGTAAGACTGAGGCAGATGGTCGGGTTGTGGAGGGAAACCATACATTCTACAGAATTTCAGCTCCAACCgttgaagaaaaagaggaatggATCAGCAGTATCAAGTGAGTGGACTTCCTGAACACACCAGGGGGCAATAATTTtgaatttatatacagtgttccCCGAGAAATGCTTT encodes the following:
- the cyth1b gene encoding cytohesin-1b isoform X3 — its product is METDIYVPDDLTPEEKQELENIRRRKQELLEDIQRLKDEIAEVTNEIENLGSTEERKNMQRNKQVAIGRKKFNMDPKKGILFLIENDLLKNTCEDIAQFLYKGEGLNKTAIGDYLGERDDFNIEVLHSFVELHEFTDLNLVQALRQFLWSFRLPGEAQKIDRMMEAFAQRYCQCNPGVFQSTDTCYVLSFAIIMLNTSLHNPNVKDKPSAERFIAMNRGINDGGDLPEDLLRNLYESIKNEPFKIPEDDGNDLTHTFFNPDREGWLLKLGGGRVKTWKRRWFILTDNCLYYFEYTTDKEPRGIIPLENLSIRDVEDSKKPNCFELFIPDNKDQVIKACKTEADGRVVEGNHTFYRISAPTVEEKEEWISSIKAAISRDPFYEMLAARKKKVSSIKRQ
- the cyth1b gene encoding cytohesin-1b isoform X4, translating into MPDDLTPEEKQELENIRRRKQELLEDIQRLKDEIAEVTNEIENLGSTEERKNMQRNKQVAIGRKKFNMDPKKGILFLIENDLLKNTCEDIAQFLYKGEGLNKTAIGDYLGERDDFNIEVLHSFVELHEFTDLNLVQALRQFLWSFRLPGEAQKIDRMMEAFAQRYCQCNPGVFQSTDTCYVLSFAIIMLNTSLHNPNVKDKPSAERFIAMNRGINDGGDLPEDLLRNLYESIKNEPFKIPEDDGNDLTHTFFNPDREGWLLKLGGGRVKTWKRRWFILTDNCLYYFEYTTDKEPRGIIPLENLSIRDVEDSKKPNCFELFIPDNKDQVIKACKTEADGRVVEGNHTFYRISAPTVEEKEEWISSIKAAISRDPFYEMLAARKKKVSSIKRQ
- the cyth1b gene encoding cytohesin-1b isoform X1; the encoded protein is MGTVSELCASSFQAFLCPTVCPAAPAVPDDLTPEEKQELENIRRRKQELLEDIQRLKDEIAEVTNEIENLGSTEERKNMQRNKQVAIGRKKFNMDPKKGILFLIENDLLKNTCEDIAQFLYKGEGLNKTAIGDYLGERDDFNIEVLHSFVELHEFTDLNLVQALRQFLWSFRLPGEAQKIDRMMEAFAQRYCQCNPGVFQSTDTCYVLSFAIIMLNTSLHNPNVKDKPSAERFIAMNRGINDGGDLPEDLLRNLYESIKNEPFKIPEDDGNDLTHTFFNPDREGWLLKLGGRVKTWKRRWFILTDNCLYYFEYTTDKEPRGIIPLENLSIRDVEDSKKPNCFELFIPDNKDQVIKACKTEADGRVVEGNHTFYRISAPTVEEKEEWISSIKAAISRDPFYEMLAARKKKVSSIKRQ
- the cyth1b gene encoding cytohesin-1b isoform X2, which codes for MVLKSEAGDVPDDLTPEEKQELENIRRRKQELLEDIQRLKDEIAEVTNEIENLGSTEERKNMQRNKQVAIGRKKFNMDPKKGILFLIENDLLKNTCEDIAQFLYKGEGLNKTAIGDYLGERDDFNIEVLHSFVELHEFTDLNLVQALRQFLWSFRLPGEAQKIDRMMEAFAQRYCQCNPGVFQSTDTCYVLSFAIIMLNTSLHNPNVKDKPSAERFIAMNRGINDGGDLPEDLLRNLYESIKNEPFKIPEDDGNDLTHTFFNPDREGWLLKLGGRVKTWKRRWFILTDNCLYYFEYTTDKEPRGIIPLENLSIRDVEDSKKPNCFELFIPDNKDQVIKACKTEADGRVVEGNHTFYRISAPTVEEKEEWISSIKAAISRDPFYEMLAARKKKVSSIKRQ
- the cyth1b gene encoding cytohesin-1b isoform X5, giving the protein MGTVSELCASSFQAFLCPTVCPAAPAVPDDLTPEEKQELENIRRRKQELLEDIQRLKDEIAEVTNEIENLGSTEERKNMQRNKQVAIGRKKFNMDPKKGILFLIENDLLKNTCEDIAQFLYKGEGLNKTAIGDYLGERDDFNIEVLHSFVELHEFTDLNLVQALRQFLWSFRLPGEAQKIDRMMEAFAQRYCQCNPGVFQSTDTCYVLSFAIIMLNTSLHNPNVKDKPSAERFIAMNRGINDGGDLPEDLLRNLYESIKNEPFKIPEDDGNDLTHTFFNPDREGWLLKLGGMYTVFPISQYAVLLGALCGVLCSHYLLPFGPILLFKKKSMFYVS